A part of Marinobacter psychrophilus genomic DNA contains:
- a CDS encoding alpha/beta hydrolase produces the protein MSHAAGYPGKILGASIFLLTALASLPGCSHYYGAKNLTGPEPETTEYDVVEGLVYTPGNWPQALTGDLYLPQQSGPSPVVLMVHGGGWNSRSPADMVWIAEEFASHGFAVFNIAYRLAPEYTFPAQLHDLQVARQWLATNGSRYGLDAQRVSGFGFSSGAHLVALLAVVASSDSDLNQPYGGVNTRLQAVVAGGIPADLARFDSGKLLFQFLGANKQQIPETYRIASPITHITPQTPPFFLFHGGMDLLVPFSQAENFHRALLKKGVDSGLLKLNLRGHITSFLTGGNAVEQGLNFLARQQKPGASQ, from the coding sequence ATGTCCCACGCCGCCGGTTATCCCGGAAAAATACTGGGTGCATCCATTTTTCTGCTCACAGCGCTGGCGTCATTGCCAGGCTGCAGCCACTACTACGGCGCGAAAAACCTGACTGGCCCAGAACCGGAAACCACCGAATATGACGTGGTAGAAGGCTTGGTATACACCCCGGGGAACTGGCCCCAGGCACTGACCGGCGACTTGTATTTGCCGCAACAAAGTGGCCCCAGCCCAGTCGTACTGATGGTGCATGGAGGCGGCTGGAACAGCCGTTCACCGGCGGACATGGTGTGGATTGCTGAAGAGTTCGCCAGCCACGGATTTGCGGTGTTCAACATTGCCTACCGGCTTGCACCCGAATACACCTTTCCCGCCCAGTTGCATGACCTGCAGGTAGCACGCCAGTGGCTGGCCACTAACGGTTCACGTTATGGTCTGGATGCCCAGCGGGTCAGCGGTTTCGGGTTTTCATCCGGCGCGCACCTGGTTGCGCTTCTGGCAGTGGTTGCAAGCAGCGATAGCGATCTTAATCAGCCTTACGGCGGCGTAAACACACGGCTGCAAGCGGTGGTCGCCGGCGGCATACCAGCGGATTTGGCCCGCTTTGATTCGGGCAAGCTACTGTTTCAGTTTCTGGGCGCCAACAAACAACAAATACCTGAGACCTATCGCATTGCTTCGCCCATCACTCACATAACGCCGCAAACACCACCGTTTTTCCTGTTTCACGGCGGCATGGATTTACTGGTGCCGTTCTCTCAGGCTGAAAATTTCCATCGGGCTTTGTTGAAAAAGGGCGTAGACAGCGGCCTGTTGAAACTGAACTTACGTGGCCACATCACCAGCTTTCTGACCGGCGGCAATGCCGTAGAGCAGGGCCTGAATTTTCTGGCGCGTCAGCAGAAACCCGGAGCCAGCCAGTGA
- a CDS encoding DUF6164 family protein codes for MPHHLMNLRHVPDDEADDIRDLFEREEVRYYETPPSFWGISMGGFWVHDDDEAERARQLLAGYQRQRQSQQQLEWQERVARGEAGYGSMLRRHPLRMLAAIIALGIIVGVSLLPYLRMG; via the coding sequence ATGCCCCATCATCTAATGAATTTACGCCACGTGCCCGACGACGAAGCAGACGACATTCGGGATCTGTTCGAGCGTGAAGAAGTGCGCTATTACGAAACGCCGCCCAGTTTTTGGGGCATTAGTATGGGCGGTTTCTGGGTGCACGATGACGACGAAGCCGAGCGTGCGCGACAATTACTTGCAGGCTATCAGCGGCAGCGCCAAAGCCAGCAGCAGTTGGAGTGGCAGGAACGTGTGGCGCGGGGTGAAGCCGGCTATGGCAGTATGCTGCGGCGCCACCCGCTGCGTATGCTGGCGGCCATTATCGCTCTGGGAATCATTGTAGGTGTGAGCCTGCTGCCCTACCTGCGAATGGGCTAA
- a CDS encoding TRAP transporter small permease subunit, with amino-acid sequence MTVSGKGSPQNVRASVFDTDEFLHHHTELPTTRVSQGVDRVIAAIGKGASWLWVVLTGVIIWAVVGRYAFDHGSVTLEEVQWHLAGTGWLLGLAYTLVVDDHVRVDVIHERLSLRSQGWIELFGLVVLLLPFLGLAVYEMIPYAFSSWQQGETSQAPAGLPYRWVPKGILALSFILLMLAALSRLLKVTALLFGFPKPIRIKSGNDKKEGVS; translated from the coding sequence ATGACGGTGTCTGGTAAAGGCTCACCGCAGAACGTGCGGGCATCGGTGTTTGACACCGACGAATTTCTTCATCATCACACAGAGTTACCAACAACCCGGGTCAGCCAGGGGGTAGACCGTGTGATTGCCGCGATCGGCAAGGGTGCTTCCTGGCTCTGGGTCGTGTTAACCGGAGTGATCATCTGGGCCGTAGTTGGCCGCTATGCGTTTGACCATGGCTCTGTGACATTGGAAGAAGTGCAATGGCATCTAGCCGGCACCGGCTGGCTGCTGGGGCTAGCCTATACTCTGGTGGTCGATGACCACGTGAGAGTGGATGTAATCCATGAGCGCTTGTCCCTGAGAAGCCAGGGCTGGATTGAACTGTTCGGCCTGGTGGTTCTGTTGTTGCCGTTCCTCGGGTTGGCGGTCTACGAAATGATCCCCTACGCCTTCAGTTCCTGGCAACAGGGTGAAACCAGTCAGGCTCCTGCCGGGCTACCATACCGCTGGGTTCCCAAGGGCATTTTGGCATTGTCTTTTATTCTTCTAATGCTGGCTGCGCTATCCCGTTTGCTGAAAGTCACCGCATTACTTTTCGGCTTTCCGAAGCCAATCCGGATCAAATCCGGGAATGACAAGAAAGAAGGTGTGTCTTGA
- a CDS encoding 3-hydroxybutyrate dehydrogenase, whose protein sequence is MRLENRIALITGAGRGIGRAVAEHYGREGARVAVADLDYSTAQEVAEHINSAGGSAMALAMDVTDEQAVERGVNSVVEAWGGLDIVLANAGIQHIAPLDQLSFNHWRQVMSVHLDGAFLLTRSALQAMYAKGGGTILYMGSVHSLEASPLKAPYVAAKHGMLGLCRAVAKEGAEHGVRSNIICPGFVRTPLVDKQIPEQAQALGISEEDVISKVMLKNTVDGEFTTLADVSELAVYLAAFPSAALTGQSIVVSHGWHMQ, encoded by the coding sequence ATGCGTCTAGAAAACCGAATAGCCCTGATTACCGGGGCAGGTCGCGGCATCGGCCGGGCAGTCGCCGAACACTATGGCCGTGAAGGTGCCCGTGTAGCGGTAGCCGACCTGGACTACAGCACCGCGCAGGAGGTTGCCGAACATATCAACAGCGCCGGTGGAAGCGCCATGGCACTGGCCATGGATGTTACAGACGAACAGGCGGTGGAGCGGGGCGTTAACTCGGTGGTCGAAGCTTGGGGTGGTCTGGATATTGTGCTGGCCAATGCCGGTATACAGCACATCGCGCCACTGGATCAGCTGAGTTTTAATCACTGGCGTCAGGTGATGAGCGTGCATCTGGACGGCGCTTTCCTGCTGACCCGGTCAGCCCTGCAAGCCATGTACGCCAAAGGTGGCGGCACAATCCTGTATATGGGCTCGGTCCACTCGCTGGAAGCGTCGCCGTTAAAAGCACCATATGTGGCGGCTAAACACGGCATGCTGGGCTTGTGCCGTGCGGTAGCCAAAGAAGGCGCTGAACACGGTGTGCGCAGCAACATTATCTGTCCCGGATTTGTGCGCACCCCGCTGGTGGACAAACAGATTCCCGAGCAAGCGCAGGCTTTGGGCATATCTGAGGAAGATGTGATCTCTAAAGTAATGTTGAAAAACACCGTAGACGGAGAATTCACCACTCTGGCGGACGTGTCAGAACTTGCCGTATACCTGGCGGCTTTCCCATCAGCAGCGTTGACGGGGCAATCGATAGTGGTCAGCCACGGCTGGCACATGCAGTAA
- a CDS encoding acetoacetate--CoA ligase, producing MNSNEQSPVVWSPSDTVLKDSQMGRFQHWLENLGYGPFADYHELHEWSVSDLEGFWKAVWDYCGLVSHTPAQKILGKRDMPGAEWFPGMTLNFAANLLRHAEGEQANSEAIVAYCETRPVLRRTYTELRADVGALEAYLSSQGVIKGDRVAGIVTNGYEAMVGMLAATSMGAVWSSASPDFGIGAILDRFGQIEPTALIAVNGYGYGGKVFQRQQEFAQLISGLPSLKCVVSVPQLPDAPAIDSPLVSDWQDAIAAGAGTPPSFTPVAPDHPVYILYSSGTTGKPKCIVHGTAGLLVNHAKELMLHGDVGSGDRFMYFTTCGWMMWNWQASALLTGAAVITVDGSPGYPSLKMLWQTVADEKVSHFGTSARFLAGCRKDGMTPDKDLDLSVLRVVFSTGSPLLPEDYDWMYTDGAPNALLGSIAGGTDICGCFVGSTPLLPVRRGEIQCRFLGVDAAAFDDNGQSVSSGRGELVCRQPLPSMPVSFWDDPDGERYRNAYFDTFAESAPGVWAHGDFIEFTEHGGAIIYGRSDATLNPGGVRIGTAEIYRQVETEAAIKDSLVVGRQIAGDVEVVLLVLLANGETLSDELLKRLKTQIRKGASPRHVPHYIIPVPDIPYTRSGKKVELAVARLINGSARSDNRDALANPEALDAIQARLQEAGLLPKEG from the coding sequence ATGAATAGCAACGAACAATCCCCGGTAGTCTGGTCGCCTTCTGACACCGTCCTTAAAGACAGCCAGATGGGGCGCTTTCAACACTGGCTGGAAAACCTGGGTTACGGCCCTTTTGCGGACTACCACGAACTGCATGAATGGTCGGTGAGCGACCTTGAAGGCTTCTGGAAAGCTGTTTGGGATTATTGCGGACTGGTCAGCCACACGCCTGCGCAAAAGATATTGGGTAAACGTGATATGCCCGGTGCTGAATGGTTTCCGGGTATGACTCTGAACTTCGCCGCCAACCTGCTACGCCACGCTGAAGGCGAACAGGCTAACAGCGAAGCCATTGTTGCTTACTGTGAAACCCGCCCGGTATTGCGCCGCACCTATACCGAATTGCGCGCCGACGTGGGTGCTCTGGAAGCTTACCTAAGCAGCCAGGGCGTTATCAAAGGTGACAGGGTTGCCGGTATTGTCACCAACGGCTACGAAGCCATGGTAGGCATGCTGGCGGCCACCAGTATGGGTGCGGTCTGGAGTTCAGCGTCACCGGACTTCGGCATTGGCGCCATTCTGGACCGCTTTGGCCAGATTGAACCCACCGCGCTGATTGCCGTAAACGGCTACGGCTACGGTGGCAAAGTATTCCAGCGTCAACAAGAATTCGCTCAATTGATTAGCGGCCTGCCCTCGTTGAAATGCGTCGTCAGCGTACCACAGCTACCGGACGCCCCGGCGATCGACAGCCCTTTGGTCAGCGACTGGCAAGACGCCATTGCAGCCGGCGCAGGCACCCCTCCGTCGTTCACCCCAGTGGCCCCGGATCACCCTGTGTATATCCTCTATTCCTCTGGTACCACCGGCAAACCCAAGTGCATCGTACACGGCACCGCTGGCCTGCTGGTCAACCACGCGAAAGAATTGATGTTGCACGGCGATGTCGGCAGCGGCGACCGCTTCATGTACTTCACCACCTGTGGCTGGATGATGTGGAACTGGCAGGCATCTGCCCTGCTGACCGGCGCGGCGGTGATCACCGTAGACGGCTCGCCGGGCTATCCCAGCCTGAAAATGCTGTGGCAAACCGTAGCCGATGAAAAAGTCAGCCACTTCGGCACCAGCGCGAGATTCCTGGCCGGTTGTCGTAAAGACGGCATGACCCCGGATAAAGACCTGGATTTGAGCGTTCTCAGAGTCGTTTTCTCAACTGGCTCGCCGCTGCTGCCAGAAGACTACGACTGGATGTACACAGACGGCGCACCGAATGCCCTGTTAGGCTCCATCGCCGGCGGCACTGACATCTGTGGCTGTTTTGTAGGCTCCACACCCTTGTTACCTGTACGCCGCGGCGAAATACAGTGCCGCTTCCTGGGCGTAGACGCTGCCGCCTTTGACGACAACGGCCAATCTGTCAGCTCCGGCCGCGGTGAGCTGGTGTGCCGTCAGCCCTTGCCGTCCATGCCCGTCAGCTTCTGGGACGACCCAGACGGCGAACGCTACCGTAATGCCTACTTCGACACCTTCGCCGAATCCGCCCCTGGCGTATGGGCCCACGGCGACTTTATCGAATTCACCGAACACGGCGGCGCCATTATCTACGGCCGTTCCGACGCTACCCTGAACCCCGGTGGCGTTCGCATCGGTACCGCTGAAATTTACCGCCAGGTAGAAACCGAAGCCGCTATAAAAGATAGCCTGGTGGTTGGTCGCCAAATCGCAGGCGACGTAGAAGTGGTATTGCTGGTTTTACTGGCCAATGGCGAAACCCTGAGCGACGAGCTGCTCAAGCGCCTGAAAACCCAAATCCGCAAAGGTGCCAGCCCTCGCCACGTACCCCACTACATCATCCCGGTGCCAGACATCCCCTACACCCGCAGTGGTAAAAAAGTAGAACTTGCGGTAGCCCGCCTCATCAACGGCTCTGCCCGCAGCGACAACCGCGACGCGTTGGCCAATCCGGAAGCACTGGATGCTATTCAGGCGCGTTTGCAGGAAGCAGGGTTGTTGCCGAAGGAAGGTTAA
- a CDS encoding TRAP transporter substrate-binding protein, with the protein MTLFKALAGIAGAVVLTTGTAFADDLRWKMPVAFATNLPGLGSPAAWVADSLNTASDGSIQVRVYEPGKLVPPFDILQSVSDGKVEAGYTWIGYDQGKVPAIPLFAAVPFGMKPWAYTGWYYYGGGHEMLQEVYANKGFEVHAQLCGIIGPETAGWYSEPIETLEDYKGLKIRFAGLGGKVLEKLGASVTMMPGGELYQALEKGTIDATEFSMPAIDQILGFDQIVKYNLFPGWHQQFTAQYMLINKGEWNNATVAQKALVVASCTAATTMALAEGEYKNGKVLAGFQENGIQADQIPLDVLRQLKAVTDEVLAEESANDADFKRVYESQNEFMKTYKVWDTRAYVPADL; encoded by the coding sequence ATGACACTCTTTAAGGCCCTAGCCGGAATCGCCGGTGCGGTTGTGCTGACAACAGGAACGGCTTTCGCGGATGACCTGCGCTGGAAAATGCCGGTTGCCTTTGCCACTAATCTCCCCGGCCTGGGTTCGCCTGCCGCCTGGGTTGCCGATAGCCTCAACACCGCTTCCGATGGCAGCATTCAGGTTCGCGTCTATGAACCCGGTAAGCTGGTTCCGCCTTTCGATATCTTGCAGTCCGTTTCTGATGGCAAGGTAGAAGCAGGTTACACCTGGATTGGTTACGATCAGGGCAAGGTACCTGCGATTCCCCTGTTTGCAGCTGTACCCTTTGGCATGAAGCCCTGGGCCTATACTGGCTGGTACTACTACGGTGGTGGCCATGAAATGCTGCAGGAAGTTTATGCCAACAAGGGCTTTGAAGTTCATGCTCAACTGTGCGGCATTATAGGGCCTGAAACAGCGGGCTGGTATTCGGAACCCATTGAAACACTAGAGGACTATAAAGGTCTGAAGATTCGTTTCGCGGGTCTGGGCGGCAAGGTTCTGGAAAAACTGGGCGCCTCAGTTACCATGATGCCGGGCGGTGAGCTTTATCAGGCGCTGGAGAAAGGCACCATCGACGCCACTGAATTCTCGATGCCTGCCATCGATCAGATCCTCGGTTTCGACCAGATAGTGAAATACAACCTCTTCCCCGGCTGGCACCAGCAGTTCACTGCCCAGTACATGTTGATCAACAAAGGCGAGTGGAACAACGCGACCGTTGCGCAGAAAGCGCTGGTTGTAGCCTCTTGCACTGCCGCAACAACCATGGCCCTGGCTGAGGGTGAGTACAAGAACGGTAAGGTTCTGGCCGGCTTCCAGGAAAATGGCATTCAAGCCGATCAGATTCCCCTAGATGTGTTGCGTCAGTTAAAAGCGGTGACCGACGAAGTGCTTGCGGAAGAATCCGCCAATGATGCTGACTTCAAGCGCGTCTACGAAAGCCAAAACGAGTTCATGAAAACCTACAAGGTGTGGGATACACGCGCCTATGTTCCGGCAGATCTGTAA
- a CDS encoding sigma-54 interaction domain-containing protein, translating to MTQPFKGTNKSGLTRELIEALFPMFEQASVGAIAVDREARITWINDSYAQLLSLGDPAGVIGLPVRQVIPETRMPEVVETGKPLLLDIMEHHQQQLVVTRLPFYDGAGEIEGAVAFVLYGDLQPLTPLISKYRRLHQDLAAARKALAKKARSTRYSLGDFVGATPGALEVKRRARLAAGREMAVLLLGETGTGKEVLAQAIHSVSSRAERPFVGVNVAAIPDNLLEAEFFGVAPGAYTGADRKLREGKFQLANGGTLFLDEVGDMPLPLQAKLLRVLQEGEVEPLGSNKVTSIDVRVIAATSRNLKAMIADGIFRSDLYYRLNVLEIPIPPLRDRLADLGLLCETLLWEISEGLGVRAEITDAGIAALASYDWPGNIRELRNLLERALTMSEGGGVLDADAMFKVLPRVGGRPASKIGLRPVRPLAATLAEAEAQAIAEALVASRGNRTKAARLLGISRSMLYEKLAKMS from the coding sequence ATGACCCAACCGTTTAAAGGCACGAATAAAAGCGGTCTGACGCGGGAGCTGATAGAAGCCCTGTTTCCGATGTTTGAGCAAGCCAGCGTCGGCGCCATTGCGGTTGATCGCGAGGCCCGTATTACCTGGATAAATGACAGCTATGCCCAGCTGCTCAGCTTGGGAGACCCGGCTGGCGTCATCGGTCTCCCGGTGCGCCAGGTGATTCCTGAAACCCGCATGCCCGAAGTTGTGGAAACCGGCAAACCACTGCTGCTCGATATCATGGAGCACCATCAACAACAACTGGTGGTTACTCGATTGCCATTTTATGACGGCGCTGGTGAGATCGAAGGCGCCGTGGCGTTTGTGCTCTACGGCGACCTGCAGCCGCTTACCCCGCTGATCAGCAAGTATCGACGTTTGCATCAGGATCTCGCTGCGGCTCGCAAGGCGCTGGCTAAAAAAGCGAGGAGCACACGATACAGTCTTGGCGATTTTGTTGGCGCCACCCCTGGAGCCCTTGAGGTCAAGCGCCGTGCGCGCCTGGCTGCCGGTCGTGAAATGGCGGTGCTGTTGCTGGGTGAGACAGGTACCGGCAAGGAAGTGCTGGCCCAGGCCATCCACTCTGTTTCCAGCCGTGCAGAAAGGCCGTTTGTGGGTGTGAACGTGGCGGCCATTCCCGATAACCTGCTGGAAGCCGAGTTCTTCGGAGTGGCGCCGGGCGCCTATACCGGGGCTGATCGTAAGCTTCGGGAAGGAAAGTTCCAGCTCGCTAACGGCGGCACGCTGTTTCTCGACGAAGTCGGCGACATGCCTTTGCCGCTGCAGGCCAAACTCTTGCGAGTCTTGCAAGAAGGAGAGGTCGAGCCTCTGGGTTCCAACAAGGTGACATCGATAGATGTCCGGGTTATCGCGGCAACCAGTCGCAACCTCAAAGCTATGATTGCCGACGGCATTTTCCGCTCAGACCTGTATTACCGGCTCAACGTACTGGAAATCCCTATACCACCTCTGAGAGACCGTCTCGCGGATCTCGGATTGCTGTGCGAGACCCTGCTTTGGGAAATCAGCGAGGGGCTGGGTGTGCGTGCGGAGATTACGGATGCGGGTATTGCGGCTCTTGCCAGTTATGACTGGCCCGGGAATATCCGCGAATTACGCAATTTGCTGGAAAGGGCCCTGACCATGAGCGAGGGCGGCGGCGTGCTGGATGCCGATGCCATGTTTAAAGTGTTGCCTCGGGTTGGCGGGCGCCCCGCCTCGAAAATAGGGTTGCGGCCCGTCAGGCCACTGGCCGCAACTCTGGCAGAGGCGGAAGCTCAGGCGATAGCAGAGGCACTGGTTGCAAGCAGGGGTAACCGTACCAAAGCCGCTCGGCTACTGGGTATTTCTCGCTCGATGCTGTACGAGAAACTGGCAAAAATGTCCTGA
- a CDS encoding NADP-dependent isocitrate dehydrogenase, producing MTESITKIIYTLTDEAPALATRSLLPILKTYAKPAGIHFETSDISLAARILANFPDYLAEDQRVPDALAELGEYTKDPNANIIKLPNISASIPQLRAAIKELNKQGYKVPEYKENPQTDEEKDVTSRYGKVLGSAVNPVLREGNSDRRAPAAVKAFARKYPHSMGEWSPASRTHVAHMKGGDFYSSEQSVTLDKATNSRIVFENKKGEQTVLKAELPLLDGEVVDGMNMSKKALCAFFEAAIKDCEDTGVMFSLHVKATMMKISHPIVFGHAVKIYYKELFDQFGDLFDEIGVNPNNGLSSVLEKIKLLPESKQEEIQEALHKTYEHRPEIAMVDSVKGITNLHMPSDIIVDASMPAMIRNSGKMWARDGKLKDTKAVMPESTYATIYQEAINFCKTNGAFDPTTMGTVPNVGLMAQKAEEYGSHDKTFEIKEDGIIRLLAEDGTVLTEHNVETGDIWRACQTKDLPIRDWVKLAVNRARATGMPAVFWLDDERAHDAQLIKKVNTYLKDHDTDGLDIRIMSPVRAIRWTMERLIRSLDTISVTGNVLRDYLTDLFPILELGTSAKMLSIVPLLNGGGLYETGAGGSAPKHVQQLVEENHLRWDSLGEFLAIAVSLDELGAKHNNHRARLLGQTLDKATETLLENNQSPSRSTGELDNRGSHFHLAYYWAQELAAQDEDKELKSFFAKLAEKLGAQKDKILEELTAIQGKAVDLGGYFHAPAGRVTEVMQPSATLNKLMEEALASA from the coding sequence ATGACAGAGTCAATAACCAAAATTATCTACACACTGACCGACGAAGCGCCAGCGCTTGCCACCCGGTCACTGTTGCCGATCTTGAAGACCTACGCCAAGCCGGCCGGTATTCATTTTGAAACCAGCGATATCTCATTGGCTGCCCGCATCCTGGCCAACTTCCCGGACTACCTCGCAGAAGACCAGCGCGTGCCCGATGCCCTGGCCGAACTGGGTGAATACACCAAAGACCCCAACGCCAACATCATCAAACTGCCGAACATTTCCGCCTCTATCCCGCAGCTGCGCGCGGCCATCAAAGAGCTGAACAAGCAGGGTTATAAAGTTCCGGAATACAAAGAAAACCCCCAGACTGACGAAGAAAAAGATGTCACCTCCCGCTATGGCAAAGTACTGGGCAGCGCTGTAAACCCGGTATTGCGTGAAGGCAACTCTGACCGCCGTGCTCCGGCCGCGGTCAAAGCCTTTGCCCGCAAATACCCGCACTCCATGGGCGAGTGGAGCCCGGCATCGCGCACCCACGTAGCACACATGAAAGGCGGCGACTTCTACTCCTCAGAGCAGTCCGTCACCCTGGACAAGGCCACCAACAGCCGCATCGTGTTCGAGAACAAGAAAGGCGAGCAGACCGTGCTGAAAGCCGAGCTGCCGCTGCTGGACGGCGAAGTGGTCGACGGCATGAACATGAGCAAAAAGGCGCTGTGTGCATTCTTCGAAGCGGCCATTAAAGACTGTGAAGACACCGGCGTGATGTTCTCGCTGCACGTTAAAGCCACCATGATGAAAATCTCCCACCCGATCGTGTTTGGTCACGCGGTGAAGATTTACTACAAAGAACTGTTTGACCAGTTTGGCGACTTGTTCGACGAGATCGGCGTAAACCCAAACAACGGTTTGTCATCTGTGCTCGAGAAAATCAAGCTACTACCAGAGTCGAAGCAGGAAGAAATTCAGGAAGCATTGCACAAAACTTACGAGCATCGTCCAGAAATCGCCATGGTGGACTCGGTCAAAGGTATCACCAACCTGCACATGCCCAGTGACATTATCGTAGACGCCTCCATGCCTGCGATGATCCGTAACTCCGGCAAAATGTGGGCCCGTGATGGCAAGCTGAAAGACACCAAAGCGGTAATGCCGGAGTCGACCTACGCCACTATTTACCAGGAAGCCATCAACTTCTGTAAAACCAACGGCGCGTTTGACCCCACCACCATGGGCACCGTACCAAACGTAGGTCTGATGGCGCAGAAGGCCGAAGAGTACGGCTCCCACGACAAGACGTTTGAGATTAAAGAAGACGGCATTATTCGGTTGCTCGCCGAAGACGGCACCGTACTGACCGAGCACAACGTGGAAACTGGCGACATCTGGCGCGCATGCCAGACTAAAGACTTGCCCATTCGCGACTGGGTCAAACTGGCCGTTAATCGTGCCCGTGCCACCGGCATGCCAGCTGTGTTCTGGCTGGACGACGAGCGTGCCCACGACGCCCAGTTGATCAAGAAAGTAAACACTTACCTGAAAGACCACGACACCGATGGTCTGGACATCCGCATCATGTCGCCGGTACGTGCTATTCGCTGGACCATGGAACGCCTGATCCGCAGCCTGGATACCATTTCGGTAACCGGCAACGTATTGCGTGACTACCTGACGGACCTGTTCCCGATTCTGGAGCTGGGCACCAGCGCCAAAATGCTGTCCATCGTACCGCTGCTGAACGGCGGTGGTCTGTACGAAACCGGTGCTGGCGGTTCTGCGCCGAAGCACGTGCAGCAACTGGTCGAAGAAAACCACCTGCGCTGGGACTCATTGGGTGAGTTCCTGGCCATCGCGGTATCGCTGGACGAGCTGGGTGCAAAGCACAATAACCACCGTGCACGTCTGCTGGGTCAGACCTTGGACAAAGCCACCGAGACACTGCTGGAAAACAACCAGTCACCGTCGCGCTCTACCGGCGAACTGGACAACCGTGGCAGCCACTTCCACCTGGCTTATTACTGGGCACAGGAACTGGCTGCTCAGGACGAAGATAAGGAACTGAAATCCTTCTTCGCCAAGCTGGCTGAAAAGCTGGGAGCCCAAAAAGACAAGATCCTTGAAGAGCTGACAGCGATTCAGGGCAAAGCAGTGGATCTGGGAGGTTACTTTCACGCGCCTGCTGGCAGAGTAACCGAAGTCATGCAGCCCAGTGCAACGCTAAACAAGCTGATGGAAGAAGCCCTCGCCTCGGCTTAA
- a CDS encoding TRAP transporter large permease gives MELETLFVIGMFLTFMVLLMTGFPVAWVLGGTAVIWTVVGVVAVENFGANLWFDYSSSLGLVPERVWNVVNSETLVALPMFIFMGIMLDQSGVAERLMNSMVKLFGAVRGGYAVTVIIIGVLLAATTGIIGASVVLLGMLSLPVMMENKYDKGFAVGTACATGTLGILIPPSIMLVLMADRLAVPEASVGDLFMGAFLPGLMLGAMYVAYAIIRPMLQPHIAPVPEGTEKVSWGIVWEVAKAVLPTAALILGVLGSIFAGIATPTEASGVGALGALLLALMSGRLNLKVLSSSLQQTTRTSAFIFAIFLGATAFSVVLRGLGGDEVIKDALLGLPFGPYGVVLTILFSVFLLGFFLDWVEITLIILPLVAPVVQHLGFDLVWFTILFAMCLQTSFLTPPVGFALFYIKGVAPPEITVIDIYKGVIPFIIIQVVALAIVFLVPEIATWLPSVAYD, from the coding sequence ATGGAGCTTGAAACGCTATTTGTAATCGGAATGTTCCTGACTTTCATGGTGTTATTGATGACCGGTTTCCCGGTTGCCTGGGTGTTGGGTGGCACCGCAGTCATCTGGACGGTCGTTGGTGTGGTGGCCGTGGAAAATTTTGGTGCCAATCTATGGTTCGACTATTCCTCCTCCCTGGGTCTTGTGCCCGAGCGGGTATGGAATGTCGTAAACAGCGAGACCCTTGTCGCTCTGCCGATGTTTATCTTTATGGGCATCATGCTTGATCAGTCTGGTGTCGCCGAGCGACTGATGAACAGTATGGTAAAACTTTTTGGCGCGGTTCGCGGCGGCTATGCGGTAACGGTGATTATCATTGGCGTGCTGTTGGCGGCGACCACCGGCATCATTGGTGCTTCCGTGGTGTTGCTGGGCATGCTCTCTTTGCCGGTAATGATGGAGAACAAGTACGACAAAGGTTTTGCCGTGGGCACCGCCTGCGCCACCGGCACTCTTGGAATCCTGATTCCTCCTTCTATCATGCTGGTGCTGATGGCTGACCGTCTGGCGGTTCCGGAAGCGTCGGTGGGTGATCTGTTTATGGGCGCGTTCTTGCCCGGCCTGATGCTGGGTGCTATGTACGTTGCCTACGCCATAATCCGCCCCATGCTGCAGCCGCATATTGCGCCAGTGCCGGAGGGCACAGAGAAGGTGTCCTGGGGCATTGTCTGGGAAGTGGCCAAGGCAGTTCTGCCTACTGCGGCGCTAATTCTCGGTGTGCTTGGTTCTATCTTTGCCGGTATAGCCACGCCCACGGAGGCTTCCGGTGTGGGTGCCCTCGGCGCTCTTTTACTGGCCCTGATGTCAGGACGTCTGAACCTGAAAGTACTCAGCTCCTCGCTGCAGCAGACAACTCGTACGTCGGCGTTCATTTTCGCCATTTTCCTGGGGGCAACGGCGTTCTCCGTAGTGCTGCGGGGTCTTGGTGGCGACGAGGTGATCAAAGATGCGCTGCTGGGGCTGCCATTCGGACCCTATGGCGTGGTATTGACCATTCTGTTTTCGGTGTTCTTGCTTGGCTTTTTCCTGGATTGGGTTGAGATCACCCTGATTATTCTTCCGCTGGTGGCACCGGTTGTGCAACATCTTGGATTCGACCTAGTGTGGTTCACCATCCTTTTTGCCATGTGCCTGCAAACGTCTTTCCTGACGCCACCGGTAGGCTTTGCACTGTTTTATATCAAAGGTGTGGCGCCGCCGGAAATCACGGTGATCGACATCTACAAGGGCGTCATACCCTTCATTATCATTCAGGTGGTGGCCCTGGCGATCGTATTCCTGGTGCCTGAAATCGCGACTTGGCTGCCCAGCGTGGCTTACGACTGA